A region of Paenibacillus thermoaerophilus DNA encodes the following proteins:
- a CDS encoding ABC transporter substrate-binding protein: MQRLWKVALATALAVSLWGCGAGGDEQQGSSAQPSPTAGTAASAQPSAPAKKTAYPLKVTDATGKEFTFDKAPTKVVSTSPAETEALFALGLGDKVVGVSDFDNYPEEAKSKPKMGSIVQPNSEAILGTGADLVLTGISMKQPAVEQLRALGIPLYKFEAKSLDDVMANLLTLGQIFDVQDQAEAVVAQMKADVQKVKDAVAGVKEDQKKKVYIEFAPGWTVGQGEFMHELIGLAGAVNVAGNTTGWTQISEEAIIQSNPDVILFANGVTDYQSGKALKEIIESRAGWDHVTAIRNKAIFGLDQDMLSRPGPRLTKGLVDMAKAIYPELVK, from the coding sequence ATGCAACGGTTATGGAAAGTGGCATTGGCAACGGCACTGGCGGTCAGCTTGTGGGGGTGCGGCGCCGGCGGCGACGAGCAGCAAGGGAGCTCCGCGCAGCCTTCGCCGACCGCCGGAACGGCAGCGTCGGCGCAGCCGAGCGCGCCGGCGAAGAAGACCGCCTATCCGCTGAAGGTGACGGACGCGACCGGCAAGGAGTTCACGTTCGACAAGGCGCCGACCAAAGTCGTCTCGACTTCGCCGGCAGAGACGGAAGCGTTGTTCGCCTTGGGACTCGGCGACAAGGTCGTCGGGGTGTCCGACTTCGATAACTATCCCGAGGAAGCGAAGTCGAAGCCGAAGATGGGCAGCATCGTTCAGCCGAACTCGGAGGCGATCCTCGGGACGGGCGCCGATCTCGTGCTGACGGGCATCTCGATGAAGCAGCCGGCGGTCGAACAACTGAGGGCGCTCGGCATTCCTCTGTACAAGTTCGAGGCGAAATCGCTGGACGACGTGATGGCCAACCTGTTGACGCTCGGACAAATCTTCGACGTGCAGGATCAAGCCGAGGCGGTCGTCGCGCAGATGAAAGCGGATGTGCAGAAGGTGAAGGACGCGGTCGCCGGCGTCAAGGAGGACCAAAAGAAAAAGGTCTACATCGAGTTCGCTCCGGGCTGGACCGTCGGCCAAGGGGAGTTCATGCACGAGCTGATCGGTCTGGCGGGAGCCGTCAACGTGGCGGGGAATACGACCGGCTGGACGCAGATCAGCGAAGAAGCGATCATCCAGTCCAACCCGGACGTGATCCTGTTCGCGAATGGCGTGACGGACTACCAGTCGGGCAAGGCGCTGAAGGAGATCATCGAAAGCCGCGCGGGCTGGGATCACGTCACGGCGATCCGGAATAAAGCCATATTCGGTCTCGATCAGGATATGCTGTCCCGTCCCGGACCGCGGCTGACGAAGGGGCTTGTGGACATGGCGAAAGCGATCTATCCCGAGCTCGTAAAATGA
- a CDS encoding FecCD family ABC transporter permease: protein MRKLTLWGGGGLLLLALSVVVAVSLGSAAIPLRVVWGILGERAASWIGADALLREWGVFGSADWEANTESIVWKVRFPRVALAMLVGMLLSLAGAAFQGVLRNPLADPYILGIASGASVGASFVILFGLYVPLLGVWTVPLAAFATGMASLAAVFRLAGMQGKFRVETLLLSGVVIQAFLGSVVSFLVSLSDSVMNEIVFWMMGSLSLRGWKFAGTLLPFAGAGLLVLLSYSRTLNLFALGERQAGHLGVAVDRTKLVVLLTGTMMTAAAVSVSGVVGFAGLVVPHLVRLCVGPDYRLIVPLSALYGAIYMLWADTLARMLMSPAEIPLGVVTAMLGAPFFGYLLNRHKRKEMGA from the coding sequence ATGCGCAAGCTGACGTTGTGGGGCGGGGGCGGACTGCTGCTGCTCGCCCTCTCCGTGGTTGTGGCGGTCTCGCTCGGGTCCGCCGCGATCCCGCTGAGAGTCGTCTGGGGCATCCTGGGAGAGCGCGCCGCCTCGTGGATCGGGGCGGATGCGCTGCTGCGCGAATGGGGGGTGTTCGGCTCGGCGGATTGGGAAGCGAATACGGAATCGATCGTTTGGAAGGTTCGCTTCCCGCGGGTGGCGCTGGCCATGCTGGTCGGCATGCTGCTGTCTCTGGCGGGGGCCGCGTTTCAGGGCGTGCTGCGAAATCCGCTGGCGGACCCGTACATTCTGGGGATCGCGTCGGGAGCGTCGGTCGGCGCGTCCTTTGTTATTTTGTTCGGGTTGTATGTGCCGCTGCTCGGCGTCTGGACGGTGCCGCTGGCGGCGTTTGCGACCGGGATGGCGTCGCTCGCGGCCGTCTTCCGGCTTGCGGGCATGCAGGGCAAGTTCCGGGTGGAGACGCTGCTGCTGTCCGGCGTCGTCATCCAGGCGTTTCTCGGATCGGTGGTGTCGTTCCTCGTGTCGCTGTCCGATTCCGTCATGAACGAAATCGTCTTCTGGATGATGGGCAGCTTGTCGCTGCGCGGATGGAAATTCGCGGGCACGCTGCTGCCGTTCGCCGGAGCGGGACTGCTGGTGCTGTTGTCGTACAGCCGCACGCTTAATCTGTTCGCGCTCGGCGAGCGGCAAGCGGGACATCTCGGCGTCGCCGTCGACCGGACGAAGCTGGTCGTGCTGCTGACCGGCACGATGATGACGGCGGCGGCGGTGTCGGTCAGCGGCGTCGTCGGCTTTGCCGGTCTGGTTGTGCCGCATCTCGTCCGGCTGTGCGTCGGGCCCGATTATCGGCTGATCGTCCCGCTTTCGGCTCTGTACGGGGCGATCTATATGCTGTGGGCGGATACGCTGGCCCGCATGCTGATGAGCCCTGCCGAAATTCCGCTCGGGGTCGTGACGGCGATGCTGGGCGCTCCGTTTTTCGGCTACTTGTTGAACCGGCACAAGCGGAAGGAGATGGGAGCATGA
- a CDS encoding ABC transporter ATP-binding protein has product MNAIETAAGTRKRGGRAGTDGERAGAGGGRTGTGEASGAVSPCFSVRSLGYVSGGKTILRDISFDVYPGERLGVIGPNGSGKSTLLRLLSGHEPPSNGTVELLGRPIREYPRKRLARMLAVLQQEALPPVAYRVRETVGMGRFPHQNWLGGSDAAGEFAIDHAIRRLHLEHLQDRPLEKLSGGERQRVALAKAMAQEPQFVLLDEPTTYLDYGHQLALMDSLLEWQAERRLTIAAVLHDLNLAALYCDRLLVLHRGEAVACGRPEEVLDGELLRRVYGMEADVFPHPHTGRPQVLLPRPGLHGRPGSPLASSSGPEGAANERGGEP; this is encoded by the coding sequence ATGAACGCAATCGAGACGGCTGCCGGCACCCGGAAACGGGGCGGGCGGGCCGGAACGGACGGTGAACGGGCCGGGGCAGGCGGCGGACGGACCGGGACGGGAGAGGCGTCCGGGGCCGTATCCCCGTGTTTCTCGGTGCGCTCGCTCGGATACGTATCCGGCGGCAAGACGATCCTGAGGGACATCTCGTTCGACGTCTACCCGGGCGAGCGTCTCGGCGTCATCGGGCCGAACGGCAGCGGCAAGTCGACGCTGCTGCGCTTGCTGTCCGGCCATGAGCCGCCGTCGAACGGTACGGTCGAGCTGCTCGGCCGGCCGATTCGCGAATATCCGCGCAAGCGGCTCGCCCGCATGCTGGCCGTGCTGCAGCAGGAAGCGCTGCCGCCCGTCGCCTACCGCGTGCGGGAGACGGTCGGCATGGGGCGGTTCCCGCATCAGAATTGGCTGGGCGGCAGCGACGCGGCCGGCGAATTCGCGATCGACCATGCGATCCGGCGCTTGCATCTGGAGCATCTGCAGGACCGGCCGCTTGAGAAGCTGAGCGGCGGTGAGCGCCAGCGGGTCGCGCTGGCCAAGGCGATGGCGCAGGAGCCGCAGTTCGTGCTGCTGGACGAACCGACGACTTACCTCGACTACGGTCACCAGCTCGCGCTGATGGACTCGCTGCTCGAATGGCAGGCGGAGCGGAGGCTTACGATCGCGGCCGTCCTGCACGATTTGAATCTGGCCGCTCTGTATTGCGACCGGCTGCTGGTGCTGCATCGGGGCGAGGCTGTGGCTTGCGGCCGACCGGAGGAAGTGCTGGACGGCGAACTGCTGCGCAGGGTATACGGTATGGAGGCGGACGTCTTCCCGCATCCGCATACGGGCCGGCCGCAGGTGCTCCTGCCCCGTCCCGGCCTGCACGGGCGGCCGGGATCGCCGCTGGCGTCGTCGTCCGGGCCGGAGGGCGCCGCGAACGAGAGGGGCGGGGAGCCATGA